Part of the Henckelia pumila isolate YLH828 chromosome 2, ASM3356847v2, whole genome shotgun sequence genome is shown below.
AGGAGGGTGAAGTTGGCGTGAGGGAGAGGGAAAATGGAGAGAGTGGTGGCTAGGAAGTGTTTAGATTGCtaggttttgatttttggtaTGATATTTTAAGTATAGTTGTGTATAGGTGTGAGTGTGTGAGAGTTGTAAAAGTACATAATGTGCTATTTAACTAATTAAAGTGCTAGTTTAGGTTTTACAACTTTGTCTTGTAGGATTGCctctattttaaatttctaagtctagaatctttaaatttaaatgccAAGAATAAAATTTCACAAGTCCGGGTCCAAAAAAAAGATAATTTGGGAAATTTAAAGAATTACGCGCAAAAATGCGCTTACACGATTTTTTTTCTCTACatgaaaaatctaaaataaaggttttattttattttcttcaattctcatgaattttaggtcacctaaatttaaaattaaggaTTTTCCCGCCATGTCCGCCCTTGCCACGCGCCAAAGCCGGAAGTCACAAATACAAGCATTTcaagcaattaaatttaaatatcatcacaaataaattctaaGGAGATTTAAACCATTTAAATTACCAtgaattttagaaatttaaaaattaaagctaattttaggcatggaatttaatttatggaatttgggcgtcacaattcctccctccctaaaaataaatttcgtcctcaaaattaaaGCTTACCGAAGAGCTCTGGGTAGCGAGTCCTGATGTCAGCCTCtgactcccaagtagcttcctcatcTGTATGGTACAACCATCGAACCTTGACCATTGGTATCGTCTTTTTGCGAAGCCTCATCTCTTGCCTTTCAAGGATCCGATTGGGTCTCTTTTCATATGTCATGTGAGGAGATAACCGAAGAGGTTCACAACCGAGCACATGGGACGGATTCGAGATGTACTTTCTCAACATCGACACGTGGAAGACATTATAAACTCCATCAAGGCTAGGTGGCAAGGCCACTCTATAAGCCAATGTCCCTACCCTATCCAATATCTCGAAAGGTCCAACGAACCTCGGTGCAAACTTCCCTTTCTTGTAAAACCTCATCATGCCTTTCATAGGAGCTACTCGGACAAACACATGGTCTCCCACTGAAAattccaagtctctcctcctatGATCAGCTTAACTCTTTTGTCTGCTCTGAGCGGTCCTCATCCTGTCGCGGATCTTGGATACAACCTCTGCTGTCTGCTGTACAATATTCAGCCTTAATTCCAATCTCTCACCGGCATCGGTCCACAACACCGCTGATCTACACATTCTGCCATACAATGCCTTATATGGTGCCATACCGATAGTGGCctgataactgttattatacGCAAACTCCACCAAAGGTAATCTTGACTCCCAACTGCCCTGAAATTCAATAGCACAagccctcaaaagatcctctaatgtctggatcaccctctcagactgccCATCTGTCTGGAGGTGAAATGATGTGCTAAATAGAAGCTTCGTCCCCAAAGCTGCATGAAGACTCCTCCAAAACGACGAAGTGAATCGTGGATCTCAGTCAGACACTATGGAGACAGAGATTCCATGAAGCCTAACTATCTCACGGATGTACAACTCCGCATACTGAGCCATGGAGTACGTTGTCCTCACCGGTAAAAAGTGTGCTGACTTTGTGAGGCGGTCTACAATAACCCATATGGCATTCGAATTCCTCACCGACCTTGGCAACCccactacaaagtccatcgtaacaTTCTCCAATTTCCACTCGAGAATAGGGAGTGGCTTGAGCAAACCAGCGGGTCTCTGATGTTCCGCCTTAACCTGTTGGCATGTCAGGCACTCGGCTACGAATCGGAAAATATCTCGCTTCATGCCCGACCACCAATATAACTGCTGAAGATCACGTTACATCTTCGTACTCCCTGGGTGGATGGAGTACGACAATGCATGGGATTCTGACATGATCGTAGCTCGCAACGATCCACCTGCGGGCACCCAAAACCGACCTCTAAACTTCACAATCCCATCAACCACTGAATATAAGCCACTACCTCTCTCCTTGTCTTTCTGCCTCCACTTGCTCAACTGCGCATCATTAACTTTCTCAGCACGGATGCAGTCAAATAGTGTGGTCCCCACTGTCAATTAAGATAGTCGGGGCGCTCTACCCCCGACATAAAACTCCAAGTCAAACCTCTGGATCTCATACCTCAAAGGTCTAGCCACTGACAAGGAGGAAATCACTGCTGCTTTCCTTCTCAATGCTTCTGCAAcgacattagctttacccggatggtaactAATGTCGCAGtaatagtccttcaccaactcaagccatctccgttgcctcatattcaactccttctgcgtgaagaagtacttgaggatCTTATGGTCCGTAAAGATCTTGCACTTTTCCCCATAGAGATAGTCCCTCCAAATCTTAAGTGCGAAAACTACGGcggccaactccaaatcatgattTGGGTAATTCTTCTCATGCCCCTTCAACTGTCTAGATGCATAGGCAATCACTTTCTCCCGCTGCATAAGAACTGCTCCTAGTCCCAACTTAGAAGCATCGGTGTATACAACAAAATCTCCTTGCCCTGATGGCATGGCTAAAACTGGCGCTGACGTGAGAGCTTTTTTCAATACGTCAAAGCTCTCTTGACACTCCCAACTCCAATCAAACTTAGCATTCTTTTTGGTCAATGCGGTCAAGAGCACTGCAATGGAGAAAAagcccttgatgaacttcctatagtagcCTGCCAAACCAAGGAAGCTGCGAATCTTCGATGAATTACTAGGTATATCCCACTCTTTCACTACTTGAACCTTACAGGGATGAAACTCTACACCACTCTTGGAGATTACATGACCCAAGAATGCTACCCTCTCTAACCAAAAATCACACTTGTCAAACTTAGCAAACAATCTCCGAtctcgaagcacctcaagaacTGTCCTCAAATGCTGAGCGTGCTCCACTCGGTCCTTGGAGTAGATAAGGATGTTATCGATGAAGACAATGACAAATCGATCCAAGTACGGCTGAAAAacacggttcatgagatccatgaagaccgcgggCGCATTTGTCAACCCGAatggcatcacaaggaactcgtagtggccgtaacgagtcctaaacgctgtcttgaacacatctgactccttcaACTTCAACTGCTGATAAccggaacgaagatcaatcttcgagaATACAGAGGCTCCTTGTAACTGATTGAAGAGGTCCTCAATCCTGGGcagtgggtacttgttcttcaaagTCACTCCATTCAACTCCCGgcaatcaatacacaatcttaggctcccatccttcttcttcacaaagataATTGGTTCTCCACATggagagaaactagggcgtataAAACCCTTATCTAGCAACTCTTATATCTGCTCTTTCAACTCCTTCATCTCCGTAGGTGCCAacctgtatggtgccttagaaatTGGCACCGTACCCGGGACcaaatctatagagaactcAACTTCTCTATCGGGCGGAAGACCTGCAACGTCGTCCGGAAACACATCTCCAAAATCTCGAACTACATCCACATTCGTAATCACGGGTCTAACTGGAAACTCTGTCAGGGTCAAGCTAGCCAAAAACGACTCACATCCCTCCAAAATAAGTTGTCTGGCCTGTAGAGAAGATATGATCTTGGCCTTCCTCCAACTCTTGGCTGCCTCAAACCAGAAAGGTTCCACACCTTCCGGTCTAACCAACACCGATCTCCGCTGAAAGTCAATAATCACTGCATTCTTCAccatccaatccatcccaagaatcagaTCGAACTCGGGCATGGGCAAAATTACCAGGTCTGCATCCACCGTCTGACCCTGTAAGATAAGTTCAAGACCCCTGACTAAGCTCCTGGTGGACAAATCTTCCCCTGACGGAATAGTAACCGAGAATCCCACCAATAGATCCTCTCGCCGAATACCCCACTTGAGCACAAATTCCTCAGAAATAAAAGAATGTgtagcccctgagtctaataATGTCTTGGTGGCTACACCAGCTACTAAGATCCTCCCTACAAAACCACAGTTACAACGCAACATTCGGATTTCCTAACCACAAGTTATAACGATGCTATTCTTAGTGCAATCATCTTCGAACTCTTAAGCATGCAACTAATAGCCAAATAAGTCATACAATAACATGCAAATCTTAAGCAAGTTCTCAATGATCTCATGGGTATTTAACACTTAGTAAAACAAAATTCTCAACTATAAGGCTCACCAACATAGACCCACAATAAATTCAATGATATCGATTTAACTTACAAACTCAAAGCATTAACTGTGATCAGGGTGGTATCAGGGTCGGCCTCCTTGGCCTGCATCACGAAGACTCGCCCAGTCGCGGGCCTCCTAGCCTCCGGGCAATCAGCTATGACATGTTCTGGTTTCTTGCACttgtagcaaactcctgctcccatcAAGCACTTTCAAAAATGGGCCTTGTGGAAATTCCTGCATATCGGCTTCTCCCCAACAATGGGAGGAGCGGGTCTCGGGGCCTGATGCCCCTGAGGTCTC
Proteins encoded:
- the LOC140877611 gene encoding uncharacterized protein; translated protein: MGAGVCYKCKKPEHVIADCPEARRPATGRVFVMQAKEADPDTTLITVNALRRILVAGVATKTLLDSGATHSFISEEFVLKWGIRREDLLVGFSVTIPSGEDLSTRSLVRGLELILQGQTVDADLVILPMPEFDLILGMDWMVKNAVIIDFQRRSVLVRPEGVEPFWFEAAKSWRKAKIISSLQARQLILEGCESFLASLTLTEFPVRPVITNVDVVRDFGDVFPDDVAGLPPDREVEFSIDLVPGTVPISKAPYRLAPTEMKELKEQI